tactacattgtcagatgatggtaggggaacattttgaacacttactttgatcacaggtacttaaaaattggtgtttacttgtaatacttattaatttacattgttcaattgttttaaaattcaaatagctataactactgaatgaatccaccttttttaagtccggtttgcggcattgtactctgctaagtaagacctttaatttgataccaaacttgacctatgctgctatttaagaattttgtctgactccttgtggaccgtcccccaaagggattatctggtcggtaattgggcagatatgtgcgttactatcaccagtaagcacgtgtgaactttggtatttttttaaattgtggttttaaaattaaaaaagaggttccagacttaattgacaccctgtatataaattaagaatggacacacacacgcacacgaaTACTTTGTTGAGTTGATCTTTTTAGATACCCGAATTACCTTTCCACAgtgatttaatttctttaagaactgGTTTAACTCGTAAGAACAGGTACTGGAATGGTTGAACGTGAAAAGTAAATGTATTTCTCCAATTTCGAATTTCGCTGTaatgaagtttaaaaacataaattatacgtTATCGTTCactataagtataaaatatttctaaaattttccaAAGTTAATAATACCTTTCTCTAtgcaataaatttgaaatatttgagttttaaatagACGGTGGTAGGCCTAGTGTTAATAGTACTAAACAGCCGTATAGGTTATTTCGACAACCTTGCATTTTCGAATACTCTTAAACGAAGGATTCCCAAAAGGTTTGTAGTAACGTGCAGTTGGTTGATCATAATTTCATAGTTATAGCTATTATTAGCAtaatcattttttcatttttgtgataaaaaacattaaattctttattttttccaattatGAGTTTCTTGAACTAGGAACGTATTTGTTCTAATTATGACTAGATTTGgtgtttttcacattttttatcaaTGTTAAATGAAAAGAGTTACACCAAATTGACCTAAGTCCTGGATTGCAGAGGTGTCCTGCCCAATCCGGTCAAGTACTTCAAGCCGAGTCCTGAGGACCGAGTGGCGATGGAGAGCCAAGTCCAGGATAACTTTGTGGCCTCTGGTAACAGCGAGAGAGCTCAGCAGCCGCGCCTCGGGTTCCCTCTGTACACCGGCACCTCCGGCAGTGTACGGTAACATCTGTATTTGTAGGAACACTATCTAGTTTGCAGCCTAATAACAAGCTTTATGGAAAAAACAcaatacttttttgtaaaaatctaGGCTTGATAAAAAATGTGTTGAGATATTCACAACTATGATTCACATGCCGATTTTCACCAACCAACATCTGTCTGATCCCTAATGTGGTTTAATCATAAATCACAGTTTCCCATTACCATTAGTGGAAAGTTTCCACTGTAATTCAAATCCTCTTTGcaatactattttgttttattctattttacattgaatatatagcttttcttatataaacatacatttttaaatatatatattaatatttaaaaccagaaaggaaatttacatttattttgatgttaCAATCTAAAAGAAAAATCTTCATTGCATGActattattaatgtaatgttttaagttGTAGTTAATACTGCATGCCGTAATTTTCTTTAAGagctaatattttgtaaagtaatgtatttttgtgtttacaaatgtaatacaGAAACCAGTATAGGCTCTAATTAAAAATCCATATATAACATGCAGCAGTACacgttcaaaatattttatcaagcaaATTTTCATGGTAGTTATGGCTTACATAATGTTTGAGATTCAACATTTGTgtgatcaaaattattaaattttcaatttgcaCCAATTctgagttttataaatttacaaccaTTTTGCAAccatatacaacaaacaataaatattaaatacaataacaatcATGGGAAATACATTAAGTGAAAAAGGCAGACATTACAAACatgttaacaataaaaatcattaataaaagaaatgaatagattgtgtgtgtgtgtgtatatatatatatatatatatatatatatatatatatatatatatatatattctattctagTTATAGATGTTTAAATCTTAATGTAGATAGGTgcctgtaaataaaaatacatcatagCTGAAATTATAATCGAGGTTAATACTTAAGGGACCTCTcgtttaaattttactcttattcGTTAAAAAAACTCTTCTAAAAATCAAATAACTCTCTAACAAACTGGACAACCTTAATGCACAACCAATCAAATACGATATGATGATACTTAAACAATATTCTAatcttaactttttctttttattcttatagtattaaattttacaggaatattgtttattcatatatgtatttatcataCGTAACCATCAGAATGTTCTTGCAATACGTTTATCGCTTTCAGGGCTACTCTACAACAAGCCCGGGCGTGTACAGTCCCATCAAGTTGGACTTGGGTGGCGTACTTCTGGGAACAGTACTGGGCCTGGGAGTAGTTCTGCTGGTACCCAAACTCCTTCACATATTCTCCTACTCGGGCAGTCCATACAGTCACTACGGCAGAAGTAAGACACGGAGTTACTGTACATACCTATTACTTCTATTGCGTATTCAGATTGTAAGTTATTTATTACACGTGCACTAAATATGCAGTTTCTCAACACTGCATCGTAGAAGagaaataatcttaaaatttaaaattgaagtttagaTAGCCTTCGACTTCGTAAAATTGTTTAGACAAAAATAAATCCAAGGAcgaatttaatacatttttcaatgatGGATTATAAGCTTGTTGAAGATTTCCATGTGCCTCAGATGATGACGTCACGTCTGGTCTGACGGAAATGATCTCTCGAGTGGACAATGCCTTAGCCGAACATAACATCAATTCCACCGTGTGTCTAGAACGGGTCCTATGCTCCTTCATGCAGCCCTCCTCAGGCTCTTCCTCCTCCAACATATTCTCTTCTGCTACCAGGTGAGTGTACTTGTTATAGTTACCAGAAAGGTCATAGGCTATACTCGGTTGGACGAATACTACATTATCTCCATCGTATGTGTTCAACGCGTTCATCTCTGTTTTTCCTTTCTCGGACACTTTCCCCTCACATCTTCAGCTACCAATGtccagtgccgcatttccctataggcccactaggcccaggcctagggcgcaaaattttagggggcgcataaattttatagtacacaaaagaaaaaagttgcggcggtgggtggtgttggcgctcggcggggcgggtggccaaggtcaactaggtccggggtgcgacgttacgttgactcattcattggttcattgcttttatttattcaaaacactcctatatatatatatatatatatatatatatatatatatatatatatatatatatatatatatatatatatatatatatatatatatatactattgtaattatctttcatcaaaattacgtaattaagaaatttactggatttctacgtcagtgtaatcagagtcctctgggaggggcgctctttggtctgtaggcctaggggcgccgaatttgtaaatgcggccctgccAATGTCTAGTGTGTAACCGAGAATATTAGACAGCTTATTGTAGGATATAATAATTAGAAGTGAGCCTAATGCATGTTCTGCTACTTCACCCTCCAACATTAACTCTTACTCAGCCAAAATGTCTCATTTAATCTTATATTAATAACCGTTATCGTATCATCGAACAGCGCTTTACTGTcgtaatacatatattttcttttaacagGTAATATATAGGTAGTTTTTACTACAGAGGCTATTGCAATTATCCTCATGGTAGCATTTATCAGACATATCTGCACAGCATGAACTCCCGGAGTCATAGAcgtataattgtactcagtttgtataaaaatttatctatAGGCTACTGCGATTTTTCTATGCCATCATGGTCACCCATaagacatatataaatatttattatataattctcACTGCGGTACTGAATGcataaacattacattatttacgATGAACGCGTTTTTGACTGCTGATAGTCGTCCTCGGTTCGCGGAGTGGTGAGGactcacaactccgttatttataacttaaatggaGAAAAAGTTTCTCTCTTCTTAAGTGTTCTGGATTGGTTGTATCTTTTCCTAAACcttattgttatggttttttaaatctaactgtTTTTTGAGATACTGACTATATGTCAGTCAGTATATCAatagattacaaatatttttgttgaaaaagtaTCTACCTACTTTTTTCCAACTGGGCCTGAAGGACTATTTTAATATGTCagatagtaacacatgtagccaaCAATCTGTCagaaaaagattttattatgtatacttaatattaatattatgtttattttaaattttgcattcaactTCATTGATGCGTAGTCAAGAATGAGTGCTATGGTGGCGCATGTCCATTCTGGGGATTTGTATGAGAGTCATTGAAGTCTTTCGCTCAGTAGGCTGCCACTGACGGGGAATCAGTTTATTTACCTTCTGGATAATGTGAATATGTTTTCTGTATGGTTGTACGTGTGTTATTTGTCCTTAGGACGTCTcgagaatggaatgagctatagacttgcaATGTCAGCGAAGTCATTATCATACACGTATTCTAGAACAAGGCCAATTATCTTCTGACTGTTACAGGAACCCGCTGATAAGTTTTCTGCTGGAGGGATCTCGTCTGGAGAAGGCGGTGAAAATTGGCAACAGTGGACATAATTGTGCCGAGGTATTCTCTCAGTGTCCTTTTGACCAGGACAGCGTCGCATCAGCTTTCAAGTCCATCACATCTTCTCTGCAGACATAACACAACCAATATGCTCTACGTTTACATACGAATAAAGTAAAGAGcaaagaaattaaagtttcaaaaagtacAATTTGATGTAATAGAAACAAAAGAAACGTTATGCTAAAATGTATTGTTCCATTGTAGAAGGTTGaagaattttcttaaaaaaggttttctttaaatctgcactaaatgttctttaaaacataaaactagtTCTGTTCGTTATGGAGAGATCTTATGGAGAGTAAATTTATCTTTCTTGTTCATCTTCCTCAAAGATTTGAGTTCAGCATAGCGTTATTGTAAGTTAAGATGATCTCTTTTAATGCACACAAGTTATTTGCAATTATTATCTCCTTTTTACGTAAACTTAAGAAAAGTggcttgtaaaattaaataaacgttttctaaACTGGTGTTACTGTTATTCTTAATAACCAAGTCTTAACTATTAACTGCGtcctataacattaaaaaattttctttggcAACATAGTAGCTACTGCACACAAGTCCACCCTTGCCCAGAAGttcatacttttaataatataattcttctCGGCAGTTCCTAGTTGTGTTATTAAGTGTCTGCattcatatttttgaatgtatttggaatgttataaatggaaaaatatattctACAACATCACAAAAATGATGAAATGCTATATTTATACTATGCAACATGTGATATCTTAATAAGTAGACCTCCCGCGCGttgagcgctaacatgggctcttatggagttattttaacacgggctcttatggcgatattttagcattgtctcttatgggagatacatttcggtgtttcctaaccacagacttcctgtttccggcgacttatctcaacctagacttcctgtttgtcacacacctctgactttccgtactgcttaaccacccgtccacaggtcccgtgtcgacgcctattgacactcacctttttgagtacctgagagtcttaacacccgcacccgcgtatctgatggctcctaccggagtccgacactatcctactacccccgtactcggagcctggcgtaacgcctatacccggattttgaccgcctaacctttaccggccatgcacgacatattccgtcacccatcttttcgagtaccggagtgtATGAAAAActgcacccacatttctaacggcccctgcccaaacatttcaaatgcctccaatacttagggctcttaaccacatatattgcccacactgttatttataacactccactccaggacctagccgcccatctataccccccgtctcttacagacccacacctgaacagtccctcacagggttccaacttatacccaaatcggtactctgaccgcctacctcttatcctgaatgtcgacatacaaaattttaaccgtgtgctttcaccctgccgagaccctacacctttcgattgcctccagtactcctagccgagcgtatcgctcttacccgaattttgaccaatttacagtccaatttaccacataagcctgcaatcgcccgtctcctggaccTGCACCTGCAtttctaatggtcgctacagaaaTCTCACACTaccctattacctctcataccttggctcttaaccacggatattgcacatactacgatttctaactccccgacctttacatgtgtatacgcctacagcctcccacctctctcgtgtacccaagcgtcttcggccctcatccgcaccctgccaGGGCCCCatactttccactcctagtcaggcgtaacgcctatacccagatttttaccattttaccgaccaatgtatcGAGTAGGACTACAATCGTCCGTCTCCTGACCATGCTAAGACCTACGTTACTAACGGATCCTgtagaggcttcacactttcctattgtctcccatacctcggctcttaaccacggatattgcacatactaagatttctaactccccgacctttacgcgtgtatacgcctatagcctcccacctctctcgtgtacccaagcgtcttcggccctcatctgcaccctgctgaggccccacactttccactcctagtcaggcataaagcctatacccagattttgatcatctacattttaccgaccaatgtaccacataggcctgcaatagcccgtctcctggacatgctaagacctacttttctaacggatcctgcagaggcttcacactttcctattgtctcccatacctcggctcttaactacggatattgcacatactatgatttctaactccccgacctttacgcgtgtatgcgcctatagcctcccatctctctcgtgtaccctagcgtcttcaggctctcaccctcacactgacgggacaacactTTCCAATtgcctcccgtactcctacccagaggtatcacccatacccaatttagaccacctacacattaccgactagtatccacaaagtccaacaggcatccatataatatgtcgtacaccacgtctcttagcccttacacatactccacgactccacactctaaagtgtttactacgcgtagcgtcacattcgaaaattgtcttcccaccattaataccctgtactggttcccacacatatagttaacacctttaccgtattaatctccatatacgagtatttaccgagcatatcgcacaatcttagttagccttaccttcgtagggttcaaacttgcatttcgttcaatttctaacatactgaggtccccattATAAAAcaccaggcctaacacggcactctaattttactgacaaatattcatacattacctgaaagtgtaatgcaaatatttaccgagtactttcccaacaggatattctcatcccgaggtcctagtctcaagctaacagcttataacacgaggcgtaccttctgagcgactactatttgccgatcaatgcccgtgcatatgtttcaatacctggacacctaatgtctacgaagtacttcatatactcttatcccacgcaacccatcacgggaccctaatttctgttacctttcacttggatgtctatcacttcattccgggacccaactctcaagcagacttaaacggtaattaaaagaaccgtatttcattattaacaaagcaccatacatttatttcaactactgcttagacatttagtttccatattaatcaagtattttgttttcacttaacccacgcctccctttacggcactccaactttttaccacattaaatacaccatcactttctaacggccaggctctcattttcataatatcaagcgagcgtagcttaatacggagtaccatcccatacaatttaagctttaccgtgtgtaattatatatgtcgcttatacttggacatctaaagacccatcatacctcactctggtttcctagctgttcccttactttaatttatttataaagagacgcatacagaggtattagtccaatcgtctcgagaccgcgttatactaatgtttatattataatctatactagcactttatgaaatctcgaccattacccattgcaccggctcatgacactgctcgtaacggacagtttgcggtttgcggttacctgcatcctcggactctgataattcattctctacaactaataactattataacatcttcagtacagcacgggatatctgccatcctgaatacagtgggaataatacataggtactgcattcggtgtgtaataagttttaatttttctcccgagtgtgatgtaaagagctttaacttatttatagtctattttcaaaaacgtataccgcttcgtatactttgaatttagttaatcataccggacgcaatgattgaggtttgcggttacatgtaaaaacccagacgagtaacggtacagctgcaaccgcaattttaagagacctcattggtcggaataaacgcgtctctgattggtctaaaatagccgccaagcactctgattggtcggtgttctacacagtcggcagagatttccccgtctcgtcagtctggaggtggacgtcaaagaggtaagacctatgtcgctctgttccttgatattgcacaacataatatcgatatcaagacaagaaaacctcgctaattactaatataaaataaataaaacattgcttacctacctagttacccagatattattttttaatatattactgttgcaatggaatctcagcctattgaagtggtcccagagctctcattggacggctccctataatagcggcaacattcttctctctcgttagtttttcagtggacgtcaaagaggcaggacgtgtgttgagtgctctgctcagtgttatcgagtggttgaattttaaatgctatattgacgctttcttagagtgagtcagcggtgttagtgtgttttatatttattaagtgcttttttactatcatagtaattttataaaagtaaattagcttataggagttttattacattttcaatttattaagtgcttgtactttatttagcgatcacatacattaaactcctttacactgtgtgtgtttttaaagtgtttataatattgcttctttaaatctaatacagtgttattgtgtttttctgaaagtgaacaagttgattcgttgtgttactgtgtttgtatcgtagtgacaaacccaacatagatttcgttcatttatttgtgtgtcgtatttataatcaagttttgtgtaatttatttcggttattacatcataccacagtgcactgtaaaaaaagtttactgcgcatgcgcagctcctacacttatttaagcgcgtaacgttgtcattcttgtcattcttagacgtgacgttgaacagtcaacacctattccaaaagcttgtatcaaagctgcttgctgtattattttagagctaattacatacaacatggatcccgtaaaagttttgcataccggtgaaacctactgtagaaggtttagaacatatgggtcagaaacagttttcaagtttaacccagtacccaaaggagtgtccgaacttgattggattaaaaagggttttgggagtattgtcgaaaaggcgaaagccggtactaccgaatatgactacctaggcttcactttagattctctgaattttaaaaccaaagattccggatatatcgcttatagacctgcaaatcaagttcacggggatataatttgggatatatttgggaaacttatccaaagtaatacggattcgattaagtccatggacacatttagagttaagtgcacccgcaccaatattccagtaggcagTGGTGGCCCCAGAAGACcgggtttttataataactttgaagaagaatgtaaaataaGAATATCACTGTGTTCATCCTAGGACAAtaggaatgtccatgtacaatttcagagcaatcggttgaatagttcaTACAtcgaaacaaaacaaaaaaacaaaggcaCTCTCACATGTaggattacaaatttatttataattattaagcaattcataaaaatataatatgcttATCTTGTTCTTAAAGTAACGCAATTATATAGTGAGCAATCGTGTATTTCtccactatatttttatattttcctatttaaTTCAGAAAACCTTCCTCTGGTGCGCTTCAGGTCATCACTGGCGTGTCCGCTCTCTTCAATTTGTGTAGTAGCATTAAAGGGAacctttaatttataattttatatttaaaagttgtcTGTACTGTTGGTTATGTTGGATTTCGCTctataaaaatatgcaataaaccTTATGCTTATAcggtttatttacttttattttagaaatcgtGATATCCCTTCTTAAAGGTATAAATAATTCCTATAAGGATATTATTATTGCTGCAGGCTCTTATATTCTCCTAGTATAAGAGAATTGTTTTTTTAACGCTCTTTTACTATGAAAGACTTGTACATACTATGAGAAAACTCAAACACTGTTGGATGTATAAGAATTCTACCATTAATAAATAGCTTAATCCTTATAAAACATCTAGCCTAACTATCTTCCCAATTGAGGACTTAATAATATTAGATTTACCATTTTATTTCTTCGAGACCATACTTTAGATCGCCTCGTAATAGTTAAAACCAGTGGCGTAACCAGGAAAATATTTGAGGGAGGGGGGTCTAATATTTGAGAGGTTTATAAAGGCCTATTcggaaaatttagaaattattgtttttaaaagtgcACTTTCGGGCTGTGTGTTTGAAAAATTACCTGTTCGAATAAATCACGCAGCTGAGtaatcatataaaacaaaaataaaaatggtgtCAAAATATTTgagatgtgtttttttttagcaAACCAGTTAAAGAAATGTTCCTTAgtaaccatataaaaataaaacatattttaaacgtaagtttgaaaataactcttatttatttttaaatgtaaaacaataaaattactctaTAACGTGATATACAGCTCATTGCCTTTGCCaagtctttataaaataaatataaattgtacgtTATAACAATATGTTAGAATTTATTCTCTAGTTTCCATGTGTATTGCAGAACATGGCGGTAGGATTACGGAATAAGGTAGGAATACGCTAGACCATGTGTTGCTtagcaggcttcgctgaagttccatgcaaaatttggaagtaaataactcatttcattcCATCTTGGAAATAAACAAAGAAACGGAGCTTCATAAGAACTTTTAAGTCTATAGCATATTTTGTTCTCGAGATAAAGATATACAGATAAACAGACAAACAGAATAAAGGTTTTGCCAGCCCACTGAGTGACACAATATACAATATTCCAAGTCTATAGCTCAAATCGTTCTTTAGATAACCTACTCTTAAAATATTACCGCTGAGGCATGACAGatcaatgaaaataaagaaaccGTTTCTGACGTCTTCTTTCCTATCTTGTGTGTGTTTATCAGATCTTTACACGGAGACATTCGAAAGAAGTTTTGGCATTGGggcagttttttttctttctcaCTACATCCACAACAGTACCGCTATATAACGTAGCTATATAATTACCTGAAATATTAGTAAcgctatataacaaaaaaataattctcaATGCCTGTCTGTACGTATGTGAGTACCATAATGGATACTATCTGATATCTAGAGTGTAACCGCTCAAGTGCTTGGGAAATGAACACAGGAAATAACTTTTATTCGTTATCACTACatacttaagaaaaatattaggTATTGGGTTAATACCTCTTTATAATTGAATATCTTGATTTGCTTTCTTTACACTGTTTTTACACTAATGAATTACAACAAAAACTACGATATGAAATCATAAATTCAGGCAAAAGGACAGAAGGAATGAAAGCACAAGATTTAAAATTGCATGGAAGATTGTTGTAAAATCCCCTTGCTTGAAGACTATTGCTTTTcaatacaagaatattaaattatgagataaaaaacagcaaaaaacttCGGAGAGCTGAACTGGAAACCTGTGTTAGGACGAGaatcatatatttacatattatcaaCCTACATAAATTGGTACTAAAAAACATTGATTCTCATACAAATAAGTTTTCTTTAACAAGATGTCAGCaatctgtaataatatatttatgcgtggttatttttaattagggATTCTTTCCATGGCATTTTATCGATTATAATACGTGTAGTTAACATCTTCACTGTGGCTCTGTACTGAGTGATCTTTAAATAGTCTAACATCACAAGCAGAGAAAACCTAAGATTCTCTTAGTACATCAGCATGAACTATTCTAATTTTAtgctttaagaaaattattatttttaagttagcTAAATCATAAAACAAACTGACAACAGCGTTGCAATTATTTCGTAACAGTTCGCAATCAATATTTAGATGTGTCATGTCTGCCACTCTTAGTACTATTATTGGTactttacattataatatcaacTCAATACGatgcaatattttctttacaCCCGGAGATACTGCGCTTCGATACAAAATAGCCTGACCCCTCAAGAAGGAGTATTCCTGAAGTTATGTTCACTGCATAGCGACAattacaatgtattttactaaGGAAATCGTTTACCGGAAGTAGAAGTTAGAGATTTGAAGATGGATAAAGAACCAGATAAGGAAAGGAAGTGAGCGTGAAGAGTAGGTATGATTTAATTATCATCTCCAACAATGCCATAATCTTTACCCATTGTGTTTCAGAGCCAGGCGAAACTCGGCTTTCTGAATGTTATTGTTAGTTCCCTGCCATCACCCAATAAATTTCATGGCTGATTGTAACAAATGGTTTAGAATGATAGTAAGTAACAATTTATATGTCAGTATTGTTGCTCTATACACGAATAGAATTTTATATGACACCTTGCTAGTCTTGGCCTCATTGCTTTGATTTCTACAATACACATGTGATTTTAGATAAAACTACTCTCAAAACACTTATCGTTTCTTGATAGCTGTAGGGTGGTGGAGATATCTCGTCCTTAGGGATGTTTTGTATGAATGACCTGAAACATTAACCCGGGCCTAACTATTGTACAACGAAATGGTAGGCGCAGATAATAATTATTGCGTAGTTCttttgaaaattgtgt
The Homalodisca vitripennis isolate AUS2020 chromosome 1, UT_GWSS_2.1, whole genome shotgun sequence DNA segment above includes these coding regions:
- the LOC124355180 gene encoding uncharacterized protein LOC124355180 — encoded protein: MVIHQQSWFCICVCIAATQAALTDVYSQLPGGVLPNPVKYFKPSPEDRVAMESQVQDNFVASGNSERAQQPRLGFPLYTGTSGSGYSTTSPGVYSPIKLDLGGVLLGTVLGLGVVLLVPKLLHIFSYSGSPYSHYGRNDDVTSGLTEMISRVDNALAEHNINSTVCLERVLCSFMQPSSGSSSSNIFSSATRNPLISFLLEGSRLEKAVKIGNSGHNCAEVFSQCPFDQDSVASAFKSITSSLQT